The sequence below is a genomic window from Ancylothrix sp. D3o.
AATCGAACATATTGCTTATTTCGATCATCGCCTAACAATTGTGCTAAGTGTGGATAATAAGCATCTTTCCTTAATTCTTCCTCTTCATCGCTAGTCGCAGCCAACACAAATAACGCTAAATAAGCAATGTACAACGGATAACCCTGTTTTTGTCCTCTAAGGGGGTCTTTCCAATATTCCAGCGTCTTTAAAGCTTTATCGCATACGTCCTTACCTCCCACTCCAATGGGGCCGATTTTCACCGCCTCTATGAAGTCTTGCCACCCTACGTTTTCATCGGTTCCTAACTCATCTAGCAACTTTTTTGTTACATACAAATAAACAGGCTTATCCTTGTTTTCATGCTTGAAAAAATACTCAGCGATTTTCTTGTTCCAAGATTTGTAATCCATTAGCTTTTGTCTGATGCAGTACCCCTGTAGACTTTCCCAAGACAATCAGATCCTCTGATATTCTCACCACCCTTGTCATCCGTAAAAATACTGGATTTAAAATTATTGAATTTAGGCATTGACCATCATTTTATACGTCATAGAAAAAACAAGGCAGTTTTAAGTTATAATGTAATCTTTAAATTTTAAAGAAAGGAAAATGAAAAATTGGGATTTTACACCACCACCGGCTTCGGAGTTAGGCGACCATGATGTACCCCTGGATGGGTATTATTTGAAAGGTAAACGCATTGCGCTTTTAATTTGTGGTGGTATTGCTGCAATAAAAGCACCGATGATTGCTCGCGCTTTGCGGAAATATGGCGGGGATGTGGTGGCTTTTACATCGAAAGAAGCTTTGCGTTATACGACTGTTGATGCACTTGAGTGGAGTACGACAAATCGCGTTATTACAAAGCTTACTTCTGCGGCAGAACATCTCAGCGATAGTGCGCCGTTTGATGCTTATTTAGTTGCACCGGCTACCTATAATACCATCAATAAAATGGCGTTGGGAATTGCCGATGGTGTGATTACTTCGGCTTTGGGTTCGGCAATTGGTAGGATGGAAGAAGGGAAAACTAAAATTTTAGTTGTGCCAACAATGCACGGCAGTTTACACAATTCTATTTTGATTGAATCTTTAAAAAAATTAGACAAAATGGGGGTGAAAATTGTACCGCCAAGACAAGATTATGGTAAGGACAATATCCCTTCAGGAATTGAAATTGTCGCCGAAGTTTCCCGCGCTGTCAGTGATTCACCCTTAAAAGATGTAGCGGTTTTAGTAACTGGTGGGCCCACGCCGGTTAAAATTGACAATGTTCGAGTAATCACAAATAAATTCACCGGCCAATTAGGTATAGAGATCGCCTCCGAACTGTATTTTAAAGGCGCGGATGTTACATTAATTCACGGCTATAGTGGCTATCAAATTCCCAGTTATTTACCTCATAAAATTGCTAACACTTATGAGGAATATTTGGCGAGTGTAATGGAAGAATTAGCGCAAAAATCTTATCAATTTGGCATATTTACAGCAGCGGTAGCCGACTATAAACCTGAAACGGTATTGCCTGGTAAAACTCCCAGCGGTGGCGCTTTGAACCAAATTAACTTAATACCAACTTTAAAAGTAATTGAACAAGTGAGAGAAAAATTTCCAGATTTATTTATGATTACCTTTAAATACCAAGAAGGAATAAGCCATGAAGAATTGATGGCAATTGCCCAGACGAGATTACAGCGATATAATGCAGTGGTAGCTAATCGTGGCGAAGAAAAAGGGCCAAATGGAGAGCAGATTGCTTATTTGGTAACAGAACATAATGAAGTAATTAGCTGGATGGGGAAAAAAGAAATCGCTAGAGGCTTGGTTAGTTATATGGAGGGAATTTTCTAGGAGGTTTAGAAGTTTTTTAGCCCAGAAAAATCAGAGAATTTTTATAGAATTTAATTACAACAAAAAACTCATAATCCAACAATCAACCTATCTGCGTTTATCTGCGGTTAAAAATAAAAACCCCGGCATAAAAAAAATGAAAACCCATATAACCCACATCCTAATAATAGGAATACTAACAAGTTGTACCCCGGCACTGCAAACACCAACGCAAAAACTTATAAAAACAAAAGAATGCACCGGCTGCAACCTCCGAGAAGCTAAACTAGAATCAGCACAACTAGCCGGCGTTAACCTCAATAGCGCCGACTTAGCAAATGCAAATTTAGCCAATGCAAATTTGGCCGGGGTGCAATTAAAAAATGCTGACTTATTTAATGCCAATCTAGCAAATGCTAATCTCGAAGGCGCTGTTTTAACCAATGCTTTTTTAACCCAAACAAACCTCACCGGTGCCAATCTTAAACAAGCTAACCTCGAAGAAGCAAGTTTAAGGTCTGCTAATTTAGAAAATGCTAATCTCGCCGGCGCTCAGTTAGGATATGCTAACCTCAGCGGTTCTCAGTTAAATTCTGCTGACTTGAGTAATGCGGCTTTGAGTAATGCTATTTTAAATAATGCTAATCTGAGTAAAGCGAATCTCAAATCAGCAACCCTCAGTGACTCAATCTTGCGTCAAGCAGACTTCACCGGCGCCAACCTCGAAGGAGTGTTTCTGGAAAATGCTAACTTGATGAGAGCAAACTTTGAGGGTGCCAATCTCAGCACAACTAACCTCCGCTATGCCAACCTGGTAGAAGCAAACCTAAAAAGTGCTAATCTCCGGGGTGCCGATCTCAGCAACGCTAACCTCACCGGCGCTAAT
It includes:
- the coaBC gene encoding bifunctional phosphopantothenoylcysteine decarboxylase/phosphopantothenate--cysteine ligase CoaBC is translated as MKNWDFTPPPASELGDHDVPLDGYYLKGKRIALLICGGIAAIKAPMIARALRKYGGDVVAFTSKEALRYTTVDALEWSTTNRVITKLTSAAEHLSDSAPFDAYLVAPATYNTINKMALGIADGVITSALGSAIGRMEEGKTKILVVPTMHGSLHNSILIESLKKLDKMGVKIVPPRQDYGKDNIPSGIEIVAEVSRAVSDSPLKDVAVLVTGGPTPVKIDNVRVITNKFTGQLGIEIASELYFKGADVTLIHGYSGYQIPSYLPHKIANTYEEYLASVMEELAQKSYQFGIFTAAVADYKPETVLPGKTPSGGALNQINLIPTLKVIEQVREKFPDLFMITFKYQEGISHEELMAIAQTRLQRYNAVVANRGEEKGPNGEQIAYLVTEHNEVISWMGKKEIARGLVSYMEGIF
- a CDS encoding pentapeptide repeat-containing protein; protein product: MKTHITHILIIGILTSCTPALQTPTQKLIKTKECTGCNLREAKLESAQLAGVNLNSADLANANLANANLAGVQLKNADLFNANLANANLEGAVLTNAFLTQTNLTGANLKQANLEEASLRSANLENANLAGAQLGYANLSGSQLNSADLSNAALSNAILNNANLSKANLKSATLSDSILRQADFTGANLEGVFLENANLMRANFEGANLSTTNLRYANLVEANLKSANLRGADLSNANLTGANLEQADLTDATLTGTILPPEAPPSEESIPTDNIENF